One region of Hymenobacter sediminicola genomic DNA includes:
- a CDS encoding MFS transporter, giving the protein MPATPTISTPKTTGLLSAIVVVAALGYFVDIYDLILFSIVRVDSLNELGIMAKEAVTSQGLYLINMQMGGMLLGGILWGILGDKKGRLSVLFGSILIYSLANLANGFVQNIEQYAWLRLIAGIGLAGELGAGITLVSETLPKEKRGYGTMIVATVGVSGAMLAYWVGAEFGWRNAYFVGGGLGLALLALRVGVYESGMFEQTKKTDVERGNFLALFTNRTRLVRYAKCLLIGVPLWFVVGILITLAPEFGAALGITGPVTAGLGVFWCYFGLVFGDFASGTLSQLLRSRNRALQLFLVFCGVMVAVYLFAIPGASPTVFYVACFVLGISVGFWALFVTVAAEQFGTNLRATVATTAPNFARGSVVLLVPLFQAMRGPLGLIGSAAVLGAVSLLIAFWAVSTLPESFGKDLDYVEE; this is encoded by the coding sequence ATGCCCGCCACGCCCACTATTTCTACTCCCAAAACCACTGGTCTGCTGAGCGCCATTGTTGTGGTAGCAGCCCTCGGGTATTTCGTCGATATCTACGACCTGATTCTGTTCAGTATTGTGCGCGTTGACAGCCTTAACGAGTTGGGCATCATGGCCAAGGAAGCTGTGACCAGCCAGGGCCTCTACCTCATCAATATGCAGATGGGTGGCATGCTGCTGGGTGGCATACTGTGGGGCATTCTGGGCGATAAGAAGGGCCGTCTTTCGGTGCTGTTCGGTTCCATTCTGATTTATTCCCTCGCAAACCTCGCCAACGGCTTTGTGCAGAACATTGAGCAATACGCGTGGCTGCGGCTCATAGCCGGTATCGGGCTGGCCGGTGAACTAGGCGCGGGCATCACCTTAGTCTCAGAAACACTGCCCAAAGAAAAGCGCGGCTACGGCACCATGATAGTAGCTACAGTGGGTGTGAGCGGGGCTATGCTGGCCTATTGGGTGGGCGCCGAATTTGGCTGGCGCAATGCCTATTTTGTGGGTGGCGGCCTCGGCTTGGCTTTGCTAGCGCTGCGCGTGGGAGTGTATGAGTCGGGGATGTTTGAGCAGACCAAGAAAACGGATGTGGAGCGCGGCAACTTTCTGGCCCTGTTTACGAACCGTACCCGCCTCGTCCGCTATGCCAAATGCCTGCTGATTGGAGTGCCGCTGTGGTTTGTGGTAGGCATCCTTATTACACTGGCCCCGGAGTTCGGGGCCGCCCTGGGCATTACCGGCCCCGTTACGGCTGGCCTAGGGGTATTCTGGTGCTACTTCGGGCTGGTGTTCGGCGACTTTGCCAGCGGCACGCTCAGCCAGCTGTTGCGCAGCCGCAACCGGGCGTTGCAGCTGTTTTTGGTGTTCTGCGGCGTGATGGTGGCCGTGTACCTGTTTGCCATACCGGGAGCATCACCCACGGTTTTTTATGTGGCGTGCTTTGTACTGGGCATTTCGGTGGGATTCTGGGCGTTGTTCGTGACGGTAGCGGCCGAGCAGTTTGGCACAAACCTTCGGGCTACGGTGGCTACTACTGCTCCTAACTTTGCCCGGGGCTCTGTGGTGCTGCTCGTGCCGCTATTTCAGGCAATGCGCGGTCCGTTGGGGCTTATTGGGAGTGCTGCCGTACTGGGCGCCGTGTCGCTGCTGATTGCCTTCTGGGCCGTGAGCACACTGCCGGAAAGCTTCGGCAAAGACCTCGACTACGTTGAAGAATAG
- a CDS encoding DUF6526 family protein: MAGVFSYSSSYYFISLRYPMANQPTKNKPMFYPWHHFVLVPAALVLALYSIRRYVSVSGDDTEDSRLWFTVMLLAVVGLGVLVMLRQHYALQLQDRLIRLEVRQRYFELTGQSLRPLEAQLELSQILALRFAGDAELADLTQAAIREKLSSKDIQARIQDFQFDHLRV, encoded by the coding sequence ATGGCTGGAGTTTTTTCATATAGCTCTTCGTATTACTTCATTTCACTCCGCTACCCGATGGCCAACCAACCGACCAAGAACAAACCCATGTTTTATCCCTGGCATCACTTTGTGCTGGTGCCCGCTGCCCTTGTGCTAGCACTCTACAGTATCCGGCGCTACGTGTCGGTATCCGGCGACGACACGGAGGACTCGCGTCTGTGGTTTACGGTGATGCTACTGGCCGTAGTAGGTTTAGGAGTGCTGGTGATGTTGCGCCAGCACTATGCCTTGCAGTTGCAGGACCGGCTTATCCGGCTGGAAGTGCGCCAGCGCTACTTCGAACTGACGGGCCAAAGCCTGCGCCCCCTGGAAGCACAGCTTGAGCTCAGTCAGATTCTGGCGCTCCGCTTCGCGGGTGATGCCGAGCTAGCCGACCTCACGCAGGCTGCTATCCGGGAAAAGCTGTCTTCCAAGGATATTCAAGCTCGTATCCAAGATTTCCAGTTTGACCATCTGCGAGTGTAA
- a CDS encoding DUF4286 family protein, with product MILYNVTTSLDPEIADQWVAYMRDTHMPEVMATGFFLKSQLCRLLNEEDDGITYAAQYYCVSLEQLEEYQQVAAPALRHEIEKHFGGRYASFRTMLEVVG from the coding sequence ATGATTCTGTATAACGTCACGACCAGCCTCGACCCAGAAATTGCCGACCAGTGGGTAGCGTATATGCGCGACACGCACATGCCGGAAGTAATGGCGACCGGCTTCTTCCTGAAAAGCCAGCTCTGTCGCCTACTCAATGAGGAAGATGATGGCATTACCTATGCCGCACAGTACTACTGCGTGAGCTTGGAGCAGTTGGAAGAATATCAGCAGGTGGCGGCACCTGCCCTACGCCACGAAATCGAAAAGCATTTTGGTGGCCGCTACGCCTCTTTCCGTACTATGCTGGAAGTGGTAGGCTAG
- a CDS encoding GNAT family N-acetyltransferase yields MTIRRGREADLPQVLALIQELAEYEKAPHEVTNTLADMQRDGFGPDPIFGFFVAEDVAGSIIGIALYYTAYSTWKGRMLFLEDLVVTEAQRGTGLGRKLFDAVVAEARRTGAHRLKWQVLEWNEPAIGFYKKLGANLDPEWHNGNLNSEQLQAYPCDPAVEAVVNADSHS; encoded by the coding sequence ATGACTATTCGACGTGGCCGCGAGGCCGATTTGCCCCAGGTGCTGGCCCTGATTCAGGAACTGGCCGAGTACGAGAAGGCACCGCACGAAGTCACGAATACGCTAGCCGATATGCAGCGCGACGGTTTCGGCCCGGATCCTATTTTCGGCTTCTTTGTAGCGGAAGACGTAGCTGGGAGCATCATCGGTATTGCACTCTACTACACGGCTTACTCCACGTGGAAGGGCCGCATGCTGTTTCTGGAAGACCTCGTAGTGACTGAAGCCCAACGCGGCACAGGCCTGGGGCGTAAGCTTTTTGATGCCGTGGTGGCTGAAGCCCGCCGCACGGGCGCACACCGCCTGAAATGGCAGGTGTTGGAGTGGAATGAGCCTGCCATCGGCTTCTACAAGAAGCTGGGTGCCAACCTCGACCCTGAATGGCACAATGGCAACCTCAACAGTGAGCAGTTGCAGGCTTACCCTTGCGACCCTGCCGTGGAGGCAGTAGTAAACGCCGATAGCCATTCGTAA
- a CDS encoding prolyl oligopeptidase family serine peptidase, which yields MQKFLLPIVAVAALASCRSTQSPTSATANKSVVVPYSDPLKYPDTKKVDQKDDYFGTSVADPYRWLEDLDSPETKAWVAAENKVTFDYLGKIPFHGQIQERLTKLWNYEKFGIPQQEGNQLYFSKNDGLQNQAVLYTQQDGQEGQPDILLDPNKFSADGTTALAGTYFSNDRRYMAYATSGGGSDWQKMKVLDLKTRQPLSDELQWVKVSGAAWYKDGFFYSRYDAPKTGENQLSGKNEYHKVYYHQLGKPQNADKLVYEDPKMALGFRTVGTTEDERFLVLYLTDGKADGNRLLVRDLTDPKQANSFTTIISSYEHNNSVVGNVGGQLLVQTNYKAPRYRIVLIDPKKPQEANWKEVLPQTQEKLEGADHVGGYLVASYLKDASSLIKVYTEKGEFKHDVALPAIGTASGFGGKRDSKTVYYAFTSFTYPTTIYKYDLASNTSTVFRAPKVDVNPEDYLTSQVFYASKDGTKIPMFITHKKGVKLNGQNPTYLYAYGGFNISLTPGFSVARMLWLENGGILAIPNLRGGGEYGEAWHKAGMTPNKQNVFDDFIAAAEYLKVQGYTSTEKLAMAGGSNGGLLVGAVMTQRPDLCGVAFPAVGVMDMLRYQKFTIGWNWAPEYGTSDNYAQFQNLYRFSPLHNLKAGTAYPATMITTADHDDRVVPAHSFKYAAALQAANSGPRPQLIRIDVNAGHGAGKSTKLQIDEWADIWSFAFYNMGVNPYK from the coding sequence ATGCAGAAATTCCTATTACCCATAGTAGCGGTGGCTGCATTGGCCTCGTGTCGCTCCACTCAGTCACCGACATCGGCCACGGCCAATAAATCAGTTGTTGTTCCTTATTCGGATCCTTTGAAATACCCCGATACCAAGAAGGTCGACCAAAAGGACGACTACTTCGGCACTTCCGTGGCCGACCCCTACCGCTGGCTCGAAGACCTTGACTCTCCCGAAACCAAGGCGTGGGTAGCGGCAGAAAACAAAGTCACCTTCGATTACTTAGGAAAGATTCCGTTTCACGGCCAGATTCAGGAACGCCTTACCAAGCTCTGGAACTACGAGAAATTCGGGATTCCGCAACAGGAAGGCAATCAGCTCTACTTCTCCAAAAACGACGGCCTGCAAAACCAGGCAGTGCTCTACACCCAGCAGGACGGCCAAGAAGGCCAGCCCGATATTCTGCTCGATCCCAACAAGTTCTCCGCTGATGGCACTACCGCGCTAGCAGGAACGTATTTCTCCAACGACCGGCGCTACATGGCGTACGCGACCAGCGGCGGCGGCTCCGACTGGCAGAAAATGAAGGTGCTGGACCTGAAAACCCGCCAACCGCTGTCCGATGAGCTACAGTGGGTGAAAGTATCAGGCGCGGCCTGGTATAAGGATGGCTTCTTCTATAGCCGCTACGATGCACCCAAGACCGGCGAAAACCAGCTTTCCGGCAAAAACGAGTACCACAAAGTGTACTACCATCAACTTGGCAAGCCCCAGAACGCCGATAAACTGGTGTATGAAGACCCTAAAATGGCACTGGGTTTCCGCACGGTCGGCACCACCGAAGATGAACGTTTTCTGGTGCTGTACCTCACCGATGGCAAAGCCGACGGCAACCGGCTGCTGGTGCGCGACCTGACTGACCCCAAGCAGGCCAACAGCTTCACTACTATCATAAGCAGCTACGAGCACAATAACTCGGTAGTCGGCAATGTGGGTGGGCAGTTATTGGTCCAGACCAACTACAAGGCTCCCCGCTACCGCATTGTGCTCATCGACCCGAAGAAGCCGCAGGAAGCCAACTGGAAAGAGGTGCTGCCGCAGACTCAGGAGAAGCTGGAAGGCGCCGACCATGTGGGGGGCTATTTAGTGGCCTCTTACCTAAAGGACGCCAGCAGCCTCATCAAAGTATATACGGAGAAGGGCGAGTTCAAACACGATGTGGCGCTGCCGGCCATTGGTACGGCCTCCGGTTTCGGTGGCAAGCGTGACTCCAAAACGGTGTATTACGCCTTCACTTCGTTCACGTACCCGACCACCATCTACAAGTACGATTTGGCCTCGAATACCAGCACGGTATTCCGGGCCCCGAAAGTAGATGTAAACCCCGAAGATTACTTGACCTCGCAAGTGTTCTACGCCAGCAAGGATGGCACGAAGATTCCGATGTTCATCACCCATAAAAAAGGTGTGAAGCTCAACGGCCAGAACCCGACGTACCTCTATGCTTACGGTGGCTTCAATATCTCCCTCACGCCAGGCTTCTCGGTGGCACGCATGCTGTGGCTGGAAAACGGCGGCATACTGGCTATTCCGAACCTGCGTGGTGGTGGCGAGTATGGCGAGGCTTGGCACAAAGCCGGCATGACACCAAACAAGCAGAACGTATTCGACGACTTCATTGCGGCCGCCGAGTATCTGAAAGTGCAAGGCTACACCAGCACCGAAAAGCTGGCTATGGCTGGCGGTTCTAATGGGGGCCTGCTCGTGGGCGCCGTCATGACCCAGCGCCCCGACTTGTGCGGTGTGGCTTTCCCGGCGGTGGGTGTAATGGATATGCTGCGCTACCAGAAGTTCACTATTGGCTGGAACTGGGCGCCCGAATACGGCACTTCTGACAACTACGCGCAGTTCCAGAACCTCTACCGGTTCTCGCCGCTACACAACCTGAAGGCCGGCACTGCTTACCCCGCCACCATGATTACCACTGCCGACCACGATGACCGGGTGGTGCCGGCGCATTCCTTCAAGTATGCTGCCGCCCTGCAGGCTGCCAATAGCGGCCCGCGTCCCCAGCTCATCCGGATAGACGTCAATGCCGGGCACGGCGCAGGGAAGAGCACTAAGCTGCAGATTGACGAGTGGGCCGACATCTGGTCGTTTGCCTTCTACAACATGGGCGTGAATCCATACAAGTAG
- a CDS encoding TonB-dependent receptor: MQHLRLLGLATTLLGYTLTAQAQQTTAIRGRVTTSDGNPAEAVTVGLKGRSQGTITNSRGEYVLERVPEGTYTLVISAIGLKSAEKTVSVSSGQSITQDFTLAENAEQLREVVVSGNRTNKFARKQSEYVSKMPLSNLENPQVYATVGKELLTEQLVFTVDDATRNAPGLQKMWDATGRSGDGGAYYASRGFVLSSQLRNGVAGAVTSDIDAVNLEKLELIKGPSATLFGSALTSYGGLINRVTKKPTDTFGGEINVAGGSYGFHRVSADVNLVDQNAPADQPKTLGFRLNTAYTYEDNFQNKGYAGFNKNIAVAPSLQWRPNDRLTVNLDAEIYKASGVGKQVIFFYFPSAQLGADRADKLPLDYRQSYQGSGLTQDSRSTNLFGQVQYRISPSFTSTTFLTSSHSFSNGFGPYFYLVPGADNTTGSLTLARADQSTQNSRRQVFEAQQLINGDFQIGNLRNRVVLGLDFLRIDNDQDFLGGYIDAVPLTLGANDYRSLSGDAVRANYATTPPAHYLVVTKSNTYSAFASDVLNLTDQLSVLAALRLDHYDNKGGIYYTENKPYSQTTLSPKFGVVFQPVKDRVALFANYQNSFKNPTNGAFINTSGQQQTAKVEQANQWEGGVKLDAAGGRVSATLSYYDVQVKDLLRATPVAPSSPTANDGIPNAQTQNGTQMSRGAELNLTANPLDGLNVVAGFAYNFSEWKNASEGENGRRPNTASSPNLANLWVSYRQPTGTLRGLGAGFGGNYASDNRIVNTTTDVFTLPSYTVLNASVFFDQPKYRLSAKVDNLTDKQYWTGYTTMNPQKLRSIIGSVAYKF; the protein is encoded by the coding sequence ATGCAACATCTCCGACTACTGGGACTGGCTACTACTCTGCTAGGGTACACCCTAACTGCTCAGGCACAACAAACTACTGCCATCCGGGGCCGGGTTACTACCTCTGATGGCAACCCGGCAGAAGCCGTTACAGTTGGCTTGAAAGGCCGCAGCCAAGGTACCATCACCAACAGCCGGGGAGAATACGTGTTGGAGCGTGTGCCAGAGGGCACCTATACGTTGGTCATTTCGGCCATCGGACTGAAGTCGGCGGAGAAAACCGTGAGCGTGAGCAGCGGCCAGAGCATTACGCAGGATTTCACGCTGGCTGAAAATGCCGAGCAACTCAGAGAGGTAGTTGTTAGCGGCAACCGCACCAATAAGTTTGCCCGCAAGCAGTCGGAATACGTGAGCAAGATGCCGCTCAGCAACCTCGAAAACCCGCAGGTATATGCCACGGTAGGCAAAGAGCTGCTGACCGAGCAGTTGGTCTTCACCGTCGACGACGCGACGCGCAACGCTCCGGGCCTGCAGAAAATGTGGGACGCCACCGGCCGCAGCGGCGACGGCGGCGCCTACTATGCTTCGCGGGGCTTCGTGCTGTCGAGCCAGTTGCGCAACGGCGTGGCCGGCGCCGTAACCAGCGACATCGACGCGGTGAACCTGGAGAAGCTGGAGCTGATTAAGGGGCCGTCGGCCACGCTGTTCGGCTCGGCCCTGACCTCTTACGGCGGCCTGATCAACCGCGTGACCAAGAAGCCCACGGATACTTTCGGCGGCGAAATCAACGTGGCGGGCGGCAGCTACGGCTTCCACCGCGTGAGTGCCGACGTGAACCTGGTGGACCAGAATGCCCCCGCCGACCAGCCCAAGACCCTGGGCTTCCGCCTGAACACGGCCTACACCTACGAGGACAACTTCCAGAACAAGGGCTACGCGGGTTTCAACAAGAACATTGCCGTGGCCCCGAGCCTGCAGTGGCGCCCGAATGACCGGCTGACCGTCAACCTCGACGCCGAAATCTACAAGGCTTCGGGGGTGGGTAAGCAGGTCATCTTCTTCTACTTTCCCTCGGCCCAGCTGGGCGCCGACCGCGCCGACAAGCTGCCGCTCGACTACCGGCAGTCGTACCAGGGCTCGGGGCTGACGCAGGACTCGCGCAGCACCAATCTGTTCGGGCAGGTGCAGTATCGGATTTCGCCGAGCTTCACCTCGACCACGTTCCTGACCAGCAGCCACAGCTTCAGCAACGGCTTTGGGCCGTACTTCTACCTAGTTCCGGGCGCCGACAATACTACCGGCTCCCTCACGCTGGCCCGCGCCGACCAATCGACCCAAAACAGCCGCCGGCAGGTCTTTGAAGCCCAGCAGCTGATCAACGGCGACTTCCAAATCGGCAACCTGCGCAACCGCGTGGTGCTGGGCCTGGACTTCCTGCGCATCGATAACGACCAGGACTTTCTGGGCGGCTACATCGACGCGGTGCCGCTGACGCTGGGCGCCAACGACTACCGCAGCCTCAGCGGCGACGCCGTACGGGCCAACTACGCCACGACGCCCCCGGCGCACTACCTGGTCGTGACTAAGTCGAACACCTACAGCGCCTTTGCCTCGGACGTGCTGAACCTGACCGACCAGCTGAGCGTGCTGGCGGCCCTGCGCCTCGACCACTACGACAACAAGGGCGGCATCTACTACACCGAAAACAAGCCCTACTCACAAACGACTCTGTCACCGAAATTTGGGGTGGTGTTTCAGCCAGTGAAGGACCGCGTGGCGCTGTTTGCCAACTACCAGAACAGCTTCAAGAACCCCACCAACGGGGCGTTCATCAACACCAGCGGCCAGCAGCAGACGGCCAAAGTGGAGCAGGCCAACCAGTGGGAAGGCGGCGTGAAGCTGGACGCAGCCGGTGGCCGCGTTAGCGCCACGCTGAGCTACTACGACGTGCAGGTGAAAGACCTGCTGCGCGCCACGCCGGTAGCACCCAGCAGCCCGACGGCCAACGACGGTATTCCGAACGCCCAGACCCAGAACGGCACGCAAATGAGCCGGGGCGCCGAGCTGAACCTGACGGCCAATCCCCTGGATGGCCTGAACGTGGTGGCCGGCTTTGCCTACAACTTCTCGGAGTGGAAAAACGCCAGCGAGGGGGAAAACGGCCGCCGGCCCAACACAGCTTCCTCGCCGAACCTAGCCAACCTCTGGGTGAGCTACCGGCAGCCTACCGGCACGCTACGCGGCCTGGGTGCGGGCTTCGGCGGCAACTACGCCAGTGACAACCGCATCGTGAACACGACCACCGACGTGTTTACCCTGCCTAGCTACACAGTGCTCAACGCTTCCGTGTTCTTCGACCAGCCCAAGTACCGCCTGTCGGCTAAAGTGGACAACCTGACCGACAAGCAGTACTGGACCGGCTACACCACCATGAACCCCCAGAAGCTGCGCAGCATCATCGGCAGCGTCGCCTATAAGTTCTAG
- a CDS encoding PepSY-associated TM helix domain-containing protein — translation MSTFKKTVGKLHLWLGLASGLVVFIVSLTGAIFVFQDDIRDLTEPWRKVEVQQSAYVLPSRLQAAALAQHPGVDAATTWVTYFGPERSATVFFIDKDDLPIQVYLNPYTGQVLHEQNLRTHFFTIIQEIHMHLLLPEAVAKWVVGISISIFVVMMLTGLVLWWPKRKQERKQRFTIKWGARWRRINYDLHNVLGFYAASIGLVLALSGLFMLYPWLLEPLVLAVDGGKPAPQEIMKTKLDTLQPATAATQPLPDIVYRQVRRLSPTHEMVLLGPTGTGKAPAFCWTYQKALHYYHRDEYAFHPVSGQLLETRFHATKSAGTKLSDMNYDLHVGQILGFGGKTVAFLVSLICASLPVTGTIVWWGRRNKSKKKKLRLQAV, via the coding sequence ATGAGCACATTCAAAAAAACCGTCGGGAAGCTGCACCTGTGGCTGGGGCTGGCCTCGGGGCTAGTGGTGTTTATTGTAAGCCTGACGGGGGCTATTTTCGTGTTTCAGGACGACATCCGGGACCTGACGGAACCGTGGCGCAAGGTGGAAGTGCAACAGTCGGCTTACGTGCTGCCCTCCCGACTGCAGGCCGCCGCCCTGGCCCAGCACCCGGGCGTGGATGCCGCCACAACCTGGGTCACGTATTTCGGGCCGGAGCGCTCAGCCACGGTGTTTTTCATCGATAAGGACGACCTGCCCATTCAGGTGTATCTGAACCCCTACACGGGCCAGGTGCTACACGAGCAAAATCTACGCACGCACTTCTTCACTATCATCCAGGAAATCCACATGCACCTTCTGCTACCCGAAGCGGTGGCGAAATGGGTGGTAGGCATCTCCATTAGCATTTTCGTGGTGATGATGCTGACGGGCTTGGTGCTATGGTGGCCTAAGCGCAAACAGGAACGCAAGCAGCGCTTCACCATCAAGTGGGGAGCACGCTGGCGGCGTATCAATTACGATTTGCACAACGTGCTGGGCTTCTACGCAGCCAGTATCGGGCTGGTGCTGGCGCTGTCGGGCTTGTTTATGCTGTATCCGTGGCTGCTGGAGCCACTTGTGCTGGCGGTGGATGGCGGCAAGCCAGCGCCGCAGGAAATCATGAAAACCAAGCTCGATACGCTGCAACCCGCCACGGCCGCCACCCAGCCCCTGCCCGATATCGTGTACCGCCAGGTGCGCCGTCTGTCGCCCACCCACGAGATGGTTCTGCTGGGTCCCACCGGCACGGGCAAGGCCCCCGCGTTCTGCTGGACCTACCAGAAAGCCCTGCACTACTACCACCGCGACGAGTACGCCTTCCACCCCGTTTCGGGCCAGCTGCTGGAGACGCGCTTCCACGCTACCAAAAGCGCCGGCACCAAGCTCTCCGACATGAACTATGACCTGCACGTAGGCCAGATTCTAGGCTTCGGCGGCAAAACTGTGGCCTTTCTAGTAAGCCTGATATGTGCCAGCCTGCCCGTCACTGGTACTATTGTGTGGTGGGGCCGGCGCAACAAATCCAAAAAGAAAAAGCTGCGGCTGCAAGCGGTGTAA
- a CDS encoding sugar phosphate nucleotidyltransferase: MKAVIPVAGIGSRLRPHTHTQPKSLVPVAGNTILGHIIDRLSAAGVNEFVFIIGYLGEKIENYIRRQYPELRATFVVQEPREGIAHALWLAREQFRYDKEGILILLGDTIVDIDLPAMMAMPGNVLAIKEVKTPSLFGLVETGTGGRVTKVVEKPRIPKSNYAMVGLYKIANPDWLASALERIIDQDQRTHGEFQLTDALMLMIQDGAEMTTASVDNWFDCGRKESLLEANARLLNRPEFLKRREFPEFPDTIIIPPVSIGKDCQISGSIIGPNVAIGDRTIVKNTILTDSIIGSYSELRSAVMHDCIVGSDALFRGTRHSLNIGDNTEIDYS, from the coding sequence ATGAAAGCAGTAATTCCCGTCGCTGGGATTGGGTCGCGCCTGCGCCCTCATACACATACGCAGCCTAAATCGTTGGTGCCCGTGGCCGGCAACACCATTCTAGGCCACATCATCGACCGGCTCAGTGCAGCTGGTGTCAATGAGTTTGTCTTCATCATTGGCTACCTCGGCGAAAAAATTGAAAACTACATCCGGCGTCAGTACCCGGAGCTGCGCGCCACTTTTGTAGTGCAGGAGCCGCGCGAAGGTATTGCGCATGCGCTGTGGCTGGCCCGTGAGCAGTTCCGCTACGATAAGGAGGGTATCCTGATTCTGCTCGGCGATACTATCGTCGATATTGACCTGCCGGCTATGATGGCCATGCCGGGCAACGTGCTGGCTATAAAGGAAGTAAAAACGCCTTCCCTCTTTGGGCTAGTGGAAACCGGTACCGGTGGTCGGGTGACGAAAGTCGTGGAGAAGCCGCGCATCCCGAAGTCGAACTACGCCATGGTGGGCCTGTACAAGATTGCCAACCCCGACTGGCTGGCTTCCGCCCTGGAGCGCATCATCGACCAGGACCAGCGCACCCACGGCGAGTTCCAGCTGACCGATGCCCTCATGCTCATGATTCAGGACGGGGCCGAAATGACCACGGCCTCGGTAGACAACTGGTTTGACTGCGGCCGCAAAGAGAGTTTGCTCGAAGCCAATGCCCGCCTGCTCAACCGCCCCGAGTTCCTGAAGCGCCGCGAGTTTCCCGAGTTTCCGGATACTATCATCATCCCGCCGGTCAGCATCGGCAAGGACTGCCAGATTTCAGGCTCCATCATCGGCCCAAATGTGGCTATCGGAGACCGAACTATCGTTAAGAATACCATCCTGACTGATTCTATCATCGGTTCCTACAGTGAGTTGCGCTCCGCCGTCATGCACGACTGCATCGTGGGTTCCGACGCGCTGTTCCGCGGCACCCGCCACAGCCTGAATATCGGCGACAACACCGAAATAGACTACAGCTAA
- a CDS encoding LemA family protein → MKRFLLYFAGLVILLSQSSCGYNGMVSRDQSVKAQWANVQSAYQRRSDLIPNLVNTVKGAANFEKSTLTDVINARAKATSVQLNADQLTPENLKQFQEAQSQVGAGLGRLLAVSENYPELKANANFQELQAQIEGTENRINVERNKFNTVTNDYNGFVKSFPNNIFAGMFGFKEKPYFEADAASQKAPTVQF, encoded by the coding sequence ATGAAACGTTTTCTGCTCTACTTCGCCGGCCTGGTTATTCTGCTTTCGCAGTCGTCTTGCGGCTACAACGGCATGGTCAGCCGCGACCAGTCAGTAAAAGCCCAGTGGGCCAATGTACAGAGCGCCTACCAGCGTCGCTCCGACCTGATTCCTAACCTGGTAAACACCGTTAAAGGGGCTGCTAACTTCGAGAAGTCGACGCTGACCGATGTTATTAATGCCCGTGCCAAGGCCACCAGCGTGCAACTGAATGCTGACCAGCTGACGCCCGAAAACCTGAAGCAGTTTCAGGAAGCCCAAAGCCAAGTAGGTGCTGGGCTGGGCCGGTTGCTGGCCGTATCGGAAAACTATCCGGAGCTGAAGGCCAACGCTAACTTCCAGGAGCTACAGGCCCAGATTGAAGGTACTGAAAACCGCATCAATGTGGAGCGTAACAAGTTTAACACCGTCACGAACGACTATAACGGCTTCGTGAAGTCGTTCCCGAACAACATTTTCGCGGGTATGTTCGGCTTCAAGGAGAAACCGTATTTCGAGGCTGATGCAGCTTCGCAAAAGGCTCCTACCGTTCAGTTCTAA
- a CDS encoding TPM domain-containing protein, with amino-acid sequence MTNPLTSEQEAALVEAIRQAEIKTSGEIRVHLEDHCPTPEPLDRAAQVFADLNMHRTAQRNGVLFYLAWQSRQFAVIGDAGINAAVPDDFWETTKETVLNQFRSEKYATGLEHGIRMVGEQLKRYFPYNAATDKNELDDSISFGGDTSSRL; translated from the coding sequence ATGACCAACCCTCTTACTTCCGAACAGGAAGCAGCGCTGGTGGAGGCCATCCGGCAGGCTGAAATCAAAACTTCCGGTGAAATCCGGGTGCACTTGGAAGACCACTGCCCCACTCCCGAGCCGCTGGACCGCGCTGCCCAAGTCTTTGCTGATCTGAACATGCACCGCACGGCGCAGCGCAACGGGGTGCTCTTTTACCTGGCCTGGCAAAGCCGGCAGTTTGCCGTAATAGGCGACGCCGGTATCAATGCGGCCGTACCCGACGATTTTTGGGAAACCACCAAGGAAACCGTGCTAAACCAGTTTCGGTCAGAGAAGTACGCAACTGGTCTGGAACATGGCATCCGAATGGTGGGCGAGCAGCTTAAGCGCTATTTCCCCTACAATGCCGCCACCGATAAAAACGAGCTGGACGACTCCATTTCGTTTGGCGGCGACACTTCCTCGCGCTTATGA